From the genome of Syngnathus acus chromosome 24, fSynAcu1.2, whole genome shotgun sequence, one region includes:
- the arhgap18 gene encoding rho GTPase-activating protein 18 isoform X1, with product MSRQQDSQGVVLTGYHSNAELLAQPGACTPPRPGLDPQATSTGHSGVRQNPAALPGDRPSGESQRHPVCSHPKSGLPPPPCQRCDSQDSLDELEMDDYWKEVENISGSLEKEAAEEELQKPPDEGERDEAWLAEAGLERLFDGEQEEDSAAFLSTLTRAQAAAVERRLTTLHQTLRRRNRQHLPDVRDIFPLPVEDKAPRQVQVGSESATSEEASSAEAETVMNVDVAFSEQALTYREKCAGLAARAARAGGPGSPDDKLPNFRLLKDKTGQTRVGHLSPPDMKKVRRLALVEMTALFDTGGVDLKAHKAVKVKAKESGLFGVPLVTLLDQDRRRAAGTKVPFILQRLISHIQEEGLDTEGLLRIPGAAARVKSLRRELECRFYDGTFPWQQLKQHDAASLLKLFIRELPHPLLTVQYLQAFIAVNELPTKKQQLQALNLLVLLLPEANRDSLKALVEFFQRVVEHQAENKMSLNNVSVVMAPNIFMFKGCSSKVTEQQHQFSVATGTANIVRLLIRYQNLLWTIPKFILTQVRQQNTESQRKQNKERAVRKLLKKITTDKAPDRAAPEPSLLVVFAEQESSQGFIRIQAPQFSKVSMALQLTEDLQAAHVLARFLSQDSDVAVAGEDLCLFEIGGNIEERCLDAEAFMMDLYQLNPTAEWVIKTAR from the exons ATGAGTCGGCAGCAGGACTCCCAAGGAGTGGTCTTGACGGGTTACCACAGCAACGCCGAACTCCTGGCCCAGCCTGGCGCCTGTACGCCGCCGAGACCGGGGCTCGACCCGCAGGCCACCAG CACGGGCCACTCCGGCGTCCGGCAGAATCCGGCCGCGCTTCCCGGGGACCGGCCCAGCGGCGAGAGCCAGCGGCACCCCGTCTGCTCCCATCCCAAGAGCgggctgccgccgccgccgtgtcAGCGCTGCGACTCCCAG GACTCCCTGGACGAGCTGGAGATGGATGACTACTGGAAGGAGGTGGAGAACATCAGCGGCTCTCTGGAGAAGGAGGCGGCCGAAGAGGAGCTGCAGAAACCCCCCGACG AGGGCGAGCGGGACGAAGCGTGGCTCGCGGAGGCGGGACTCGAGCGACTCTTTGACGGCGAGCAG GAAGAAGACAGCGCGGCTTTTCTGTCCACGCTGACCCGAGCTCAAGCGGCGGCGGTGGAGCGGCGCCTGACCACGCTACACCAGACGCTGCGGCGGCGCAACCGGCAGCACCTGCCCGACGTGCGGGACATATTTCCGCTGCCCGTAGAG GACAAAGCGCCACGTCAGGTCCAAGTGGGAAGCGAGAGCGCAACGAGTGAGGAGGCCAGTTCGGCCG AAGCGGAGACGGTCATGAACGTGGACGTGGCGTTCTCGGAGCAGGCGCTGACTTACAGGGAGAAGTGCGCGGGGCTGGCGGCTCGGGCGGCTCGGGCAGGGGGGCCCGGCTCTCCGGACGATAAGTTGCCG AACTtcaggctgctcaaagataaAACCGGTCAGACCAGAGTTGGACATCTGTCCCCGCCGGACATGAAGAag GTACGGAGGCTGGCGCTGGTGGAGATGACGGCCCTTTTCGACACGGGCGGCGTCGATCTGAAAGCGCACAAggctgtcaaagtcaaggcaaaAG AAAGCGGTTTGTTTGGGGTCCCCCTCGTCACTTTACTGGATCAGGACCGGCGGAGAGCAGCCGGGACCAAAGTGCCTTTCATCCTGCAGAGG CTCATCAGCCATATCCAGGAGGAAGGCTTAGACACGGAGGGCCTGCTCAGGATCCCCGGCGCCGCCGCAAGAGTCAAG TCCCTGCGGCGGGAGCTGGAGTGCCGCTTCTACGACGGCACGTTCCCGTGGCAACAGCTGAAGCAGCACGACGCCGCCAGCCTCCTCAAGTTGTTCATCAGAGAGCTGCCGCACCCGCTGCTCACCGTCCAGTACCTCCAAGCCTTCATTGCCGTCAACG AGCTGCCCACAAAGAAGCAACAGCTGCAAGCCTTGAACCTGCTGGTCCTCTTGCTCCCCGAAGCCAATCGAGACAGTTTGAAG GCTCTGGTGGAGTTCTTCCAGCGCGTGGTCGAGCACCAGGCCGAGAACAAAATGAGCCTGAACAACGTCTCGGTCGTTATGGCGCCCAACATCTTCATGTTCAAGGGCTGTTCCTCAAAGGTCACAGAGCAGCAGCATCAGTTCTCCGTGGCGACCGGCACCGCCAACATTGTGCGCCTGCTCATTAGATACCAGAACCTCCTGTGGACC ATCCCCAAGTTCATCCTGACACAGGTCCGACAGCAAAACACAGAGAGCCAGCGCAAGCAGAACAAAGAGCGAGCCGTGCGAAAGCTGCTGAAGAAGATCACCACAGACAAAGCGCCCGACAGGGCCGCTCCGGAG CCGTCGCTGCTCGTTGTGTTTGCCGAGCAGGAGAGCTCGCAGGGGTTCATCCGCATTCAGGCGCCGCAGTTCAGCAAAGTATCCATGGCCCTGCAGCTGACCGAAGACCTGCAGGCAGCCCACGTGCTGGCGCGCTTTCTCAGCCAGGACAG TGACGTGGCGGTCGCGGGAGAGGACTTGTGTCTTTTTGAGATAGGCGGAAACATCG AGGAGAGGTGCCTGGACGCAGAAGCATTCATGATGGACCTGTACCAGCTCAACCCTACGGCCGAGTGGGTCATCAAAACGGCCCG ATGA
- the arhgap18 gene encoding rho GTPase-activating protein 18 isoform X2: MSRQQDSQGVVLTGYHSNAELLAQPGACTPPRPGLDPQATSTGHSGVRQNPAALPGDRPSGESQRHPVCSHPKSGLPPPPCQRCDSQDSLDELEMDDYWKEVENISGSLEKEAAEEELQKPPDEGERDEAWLAEAGLERLFDGEQEEDSAAFLSTLTRAQAAAVERRLTTLHQTLRRRNRQHLPDVRDIFPLPVEDKAPRQVQVGSESATSEEASSAEAETVMNVDVAFSEQALTYREKCAGLAARAARAGGPGSPDDKLPNFRLLKDKTGQTRVGHLSPPDMKKVRRLALVEMTALFDTGGVDLKAHKAVKVKAKESGLFGVPLVTLLDQDRRRAAGTKVPFILQRLISHIQEEGLDTEGLLRIPGAAARVKSLRRELECRFYDGTFPWQQLKQHDAASLLKLFIRELPHPLLTVQYLQAFIAVNELPTKKQQLQALNLLVLLLPEANRDSLKALVEFFQRVVEHQAENKMSLNNVSVVMAPNIFMFKGCSSKVTEQQHQFSVATGTANIVRLLIRYQNLLWTIPKFILTQVRQQNTESQRKQNKERAVRKLLKKITTDKAPDRAAPEQESSQGFIRIQAPQFSKVSMALQLTEDLQAAHVLARFLSQDSDVAVAGEDLCLFEIGGNIEERCLDAEAFMMDLYQLNPTAEWVIKTAR, from the exons ATGAGTCGGCAGCAGGACTCCCAAGGAGTGGTCTTGACGGGTTACCACAGCAACGCCGAACTCCTGGCCCAGCCTGGCGCCTGTACGCCGCCGAGACCGGGGCTCGACCCGCAGGCCACCAG CACGGGCCACTCCGGCGTCCGGCAGAATCCGGCCGCGCTTCCCGGGGACCGGCCCAGCGGCGAGAGCCAGCGGCACCCCGTCTGCTCCCATCCCAAGAGCgggctgccgccgccgccgtgtcAGCGCTGCGACTCCCAG GACTCCCTGGACGAGCTGGAGATGGATGACTACTGGAAGGAGGTGGAGAACATCAGCGGCTCTCTGGAGAAGGAGGCGGCCGAAGAGGAGCTGCAGAAACCCCCCGACG AGGGCGAGCGGGACGAAGCGTGGCTCGCGGAGGCGGGACTCGAGCGACTCTTTGACGGCGAGCAG GAAGAAGACAGCGCGGCTTTTCTGTCCACGCTGACCCGAGCTCAAGCGGCGGCGGTGGAGCGGCGCCTGACCACGCTACACCAGACGCTGCGGCGGCGCAACCGGCAGCACCTGCCCGACGTGCGGGACATATTTCCGCTGCCCGTAGAG GACAAAGCGCCACGTCAGGTCCAAGTGGGAAGCGAGAGCGCAACGAGTGAGGAGGCCAGTTCGGCCG AAGCGGAGACGGTCATGAACGTGGACGTGGCGTTCTCGGAGCAGGCGCTGACTTACAGGGAGAAGTGCGCGGGGCTGGCGGCTCGGGCGGCTCGGGCAGGGGGGCCCGGCTCTCCGGACGATAAGTTGCCG AACTtcaggctgctcaaagataaAACCGGTCAGACCAGAGTTGGACATCTGTCCCCGCCGGACATGAAGAag GTACGGAGGCTGGCGCTGGTGGAGATGACGGCCCTTTTCGACACGGGCGGCGTCGATCTGAAAGCGCACAAggctgtcaaagtcaaggcaaaAG AAAGCGGTTTGTTTGGGGTCCCCCTCGTCACTTTACTGGATCAGGACCGGCGGAGAGCAGCCGGGACCAAAGTGCCTTTCATCCTGCAGAGG CTCATCAGCCATATCCAGGAGGAAGGCTTAGACACGGAGGGCCTGCTCAGGATCCCCGGCGCCGCCGCAAGAGTCAAG TCCCTGCGGCGGGAGCTGGAGTGCCGCTTCTACGACGGCACGTTCCCGTGGCAACAGCTGAAGCAGCACGACGCCGCCAGCCTCCTCAAGTTGTTCATCAGAGAGCTGCCGCACCCGCTGCTCACCGTCCAGTACCTCCAAGCCTTCATTGCCGTCAACG AGCTGCCCACAAAGAAGCAACAGCTGCAAGCCTTGAACCTGCTGGTCCTCTTGCTCCCCGAAGCCAATCGAGACAGTTTGAAG GCTCTGGTGGAGTTCTTCCAGCGCGTGGTCGAGCACCAGGCCGAGAACAAAATGAGCCTGAACAACGTCTCGGTCGTTATGGCGCCCAACATCTTCATGTTCAAGGGCTGTTCCTCAAAGGTCACAGAGCAGCAGCATCAGTTCTCCGTGGCGACCGGCACCGCCAACATTGTGCGCCTGCTCATTAGATACCAGAACCTCCTGTGGACC ATCCCCAAGTTCATCCTGACACAGGTCCGACAGCAAAACACAGAGAGCCAGCGCAAGCAGAACAAAGAGCGAGCCGTGCGAAAGCTGCTGAAGAAGATCACCACAGACAAAGCGCCCGACAGGGCCGCTCCGGAG CAGGAGAGCTCGCAGGGGTTCATCCGCATTCAGGCGCCGCAGTTCAGCAAAGTATCCATGGCCCTGCAGCTGACCGAAGACCTGCAGGCAGCCCACGTGCTGGCGCGCTTTCTCAGCCAGGACAG TGACGTGGCGGTCGCGGGAGAGGACTTGTGTCTTTTTGAGATAGGCGGAAACATCG AGGAGAGGTGCCTGGACGCAGAAGCATTCATGATGGACCTGTACCAGCTCAACCCTACGGCCGAGTGGGTCATCAAAACGGCCCGGTGA
- the arhgap18 gene encoding rho GTPase-activating protein 18 isoform X3 — protein sequence MSRQQDSQGVVLTGYHSNAELLAQPGACTPPRPGLDPQATSTGHSGVRQNPAALPGDRPSGESQRHPVCSHPKSGLPPPPCQRCDSQDSLDELEMDDYWKEVENISGSLEKEAAEEELQKPPDEGERDEAWLAEAGLERLFDGEQEEDSAAFLSTLTRAQAAAVERRLTTLHQTLRRRNRQHLPDVRDIFPLPVEDKAPRQVQVGSESATSEEASSAEAETVMNVDVAFSEQALTYREKCAGLAARAARAGGPGSPDDKLPNFRLLKDKTGQTRVGHLSPPDMKKVRRLALVEMTALFDTGGVDLKAHKAVKVKAKESGLFGVPLVTLLDQDRRRAAGTKVPFILQRLISHIQEEGLDTEGLLRIPGAAARVKSLRRELECRFYDGTFPWQQLKQHDAASLLKLFIRELPHPLLTVQYLQAFIAVNELPTKKQQLQALNLLVLLLPEANRDSLKALVEFFQRVVEHQAENKMSLNNVSVVMAPNIFMFKGCSSKVTEQQHQFSVATGTANIVRLLIRYQNLLWTIPKFILTQVRQQNTESQRKQNKERAVRKLLKKITTDKAPDRAAPEESSQGFIRIQAPQFSKVSMALQLTEDLQAAHVLARFLSQDSDVAVAGEDLCLFEIGGNIEERCLDAEAFMMDLYQLNPTAEWVIKTAR from the exons ATGAGTCGGCAGCAGGACTCCCAAGGAGTGGTCTTGACGGGTTACCACAGCAACGCCGAACTCCTGGCCCAGCCTGGCGCCTGTACGCCGCCGAGACCGGGGCTCGACCCGCAGGCCACCAG CACGGGCCACTCCGGCGTCCGGCAGAATCCGGCCGCGCTTCCCGGGGACCGGCCCAGCGGCGAGAGCCAGCGGCACCCCGTCTGCTCCCATCCCAAGAGCgggctgccgccgccgccgtgtcAGCGCTGCGACTCCCAG GACTCCCTGGACGAGCTGGAGATGGATGACTACTGGAAGGAGGTGGAGAACATCAGCGGCTCTCTGGAGAAGGAGGCGGCCGAAGAGGAGCTGCAGAAACCCCCCGACG AGGGCGAGCGGGACGAAGCGTGGCTCGCGGAGGCGGGACTCGAGCGACTCTTTGACGGCGAGCAG GAAGAAGACAGCGCGGCTTTTCTGTCCACGCTGACCCGAGCTCAAGCGGCGGCGGTGGAGCGGCGCCTGACCACGCTACACCAGACGCTGCGGCGGCGCAACCGGCAGCACCTGCCCGACGTGCGGGACATATTTCCGCTGCCCGTAGAG GACAAAGCGCCACGTCAGGTCCAAGTGGGAAGCGAGAGCGCAACGAGTGAGGAGGCCAGTTCGGCCG AAGCGGAGACGGTCATGAACGTGGACGTGGCGTTCTCGGAGCAGGCGCTGACTTACAGGGAGAAGTGCGCGGGGCTGGCGGCTCGGGCGGCTCGGGCAGGGGGGCCCGGCTCTCCGGACGATAAGTTGCCG AACTtcaggctgctcaaagataaAACCGGTCAGACCAGAGTTGGACATCTGTCCCCGCCGGACATGAAGAag GTACGGAGGCTGGCGCTGGTGGAGATGACGGCCCTTTTCGACACGGGCGGCGTCGATCTGAAAGCGCACAAggctgtcaaagtcaaggcaaaAG AAAGCGGTTTGTTTGGGGTCCCCCTCGTCACTTTACTGGATCAGGACCGGCGGAGAGCAGCCGGGACCAAAGTGCCTTTCATCCTGCAGAGG CTCATCAGCCATATCCAGGAGGAAGGCTTAGACACGGAGGGCCTGCTCAGGATCCCCGGCGCCGCCGCAAGAGTCAAG TCCCTGCGGCGGGAGCTGGAGTGCCGCTTCTACGACGGCACGTTCCCGTGGCAACAGCTGAAGCAGCACGACGCCGCCAGCCTCCTCAAGTTGTTCATCAGAGAGCTGCCGCACCCGCTGCTCACCGTCCAGTACCTCCAAGCCTTCATTGCCGTCAACG AGCTGCCCACAAAGAAGCAACAGCTGCAAGCCTTGAACCTGCTGGTCCTCTTGCTCCCCGAAGCCAATCGAGACAGTTTGAAG GCTCTGGTGGAGTTCTTCCAGCGCGTGGTCGAGCACCAGGCCGAGAACAAAATGAGCCTGAACAACGTCTCGGTCGTTATGGCGCCCAACATCTTCATGTTCAAGGGCTGTTCCTCAAAGGTCACAGAGCAGCAGCATCAGTTCTCCGTGGCGACCGGCACCGCCAACATTGTGCGCCTGCTCATTAGATACCAGAACCTCCTGTGGACC ATCCCCAAGTTCATCCTGACACAGGTCCGACAGCAAAACACAGAGAGCCAGCGCAAGCAGAACAAAGAGCGAGCCGTGCGAAAGCTGCTGAAGAAGATCACCACAGACAAAGCGCCCGACAGGGCCGCTCCGGAG GAGAGCTCGCAGGGGTTCATCCGCATTCAGGCGCCGCAGTTCAGCAAAGTATCCATGGCCCTGCAGCTGACCGAAGACCTGCAGGCAGCCCACGTGCTGGCGCGCTTTCTCAGCCAGGACAG TGACGTGGCGGTCGCGGGAGAGGACTTGTGTCTTTTTGAGATAGGCGGAAACATCG AGGAGAGGTGCCTGGACGCAGAAGCATTCATGATGGACCTGTACCAGCTCAACCCTACGGCCGAGTGGGTCATCAAAACGGCCCGGTGA
- the fkbp6 gene encoding inactive peptidyl-prolyl cis-trans isomerase FKBP6 isoform X1 — protein sequence MSTNGRRNLWQRFVLGNEPSLSPFERLQQQMEDILGNGGVLKEVICPGDGPPVPQSASVLMHYSAFLEYSERPFETTSHLKHPPLLKLGRDVSLPGMEVALLSMRKGEFSRFLLQPRYAYGDMGCPPLIPAAARVLFEIQILDFYDLGEVDELVQMTVEEQNQFPFSKVMEAADTLRTCGNRCFKQSRFEKAKEHYKQASVLLGNRANVSDGERAEIRAALLPLYLNLSLAALRLDAPQKALKYANRALAMDGGDTKALYRCAQAYAELRQYGSAHACLVKARTRRPLDSDVNSLLKTITVRYKQSLDKEKQLYTKMFPGFESHQKM from the exons ATGTCGACGAACGGACGACGGAATCTTTGGCAACGCTTTGTTCTAGGTAACGAGCCAAGCCTG AGTCCATTTGAGCGTCTCCAGCAGCAGATGGAGGACATCCTGGGGAACGGAGGGGTCCTGAAAGAGGTGATCTGCCCCGGAGATGGGCCCCCTGTGCCCCAAAGTGCTTCAGTTTTGA TGCATTACTCGGCCTTCCTGGAATACTCGGAGCGGCCGTTTGAGACGACGTCTCACCTCAAGCATCCCCCCCTCCTGAAGCTGGGCAgag ACGTGTCGCTGCCGGGGATGGAGGTGGCCCTGCTGAGCATGCGCAAAGGCGAGTTCTCCCGCTTCCTGCTGCAGCCGCGCTACGCCTACGGAGATATGGGCTGCCCGCCGCTCATCCCCGCCGCTGCCCGCGTCTTGTTCGAGATCCAGATCCTGGACTTCTATGACTTGGGAGAAGTGGATGAATTGGTCCAAATGACTGTG gaggagcagaaCCAGTTTCCCTTTTCCAAAGTGATGGAAGCGGCCGACACGCTTCGTACCTGCGGCAACAGATGCTTCAAGCAGAGTCGCTTTGAAAAAGCCAAAGAGCACTACAAGCAG GCGTCGGTGTTGCTGGGCAACAGGGCGAACGTGAGCGACGGCGAGCGGGCGGAAATCCGGGCGGCGCTGCTACCGCTTTATCTGAATCTGTCGTTGGCGGCGCTGCGCCTGGACGCCCCGCAGAAAGCTCTCAAGTACGCCAACAGGGCTTTGGCCATGGACGGCGGCGACACCAAGGCGCTGTACCGCTGTGCGCAG GCATATGCGGAGCTACGCCAGTACGGGAGCGCCCACGCCTGCCTCGTCAAGGCCCGGACCAGGAGGCCTTTGGATAGTGACGTCAACAGCCTCCTCAAGACAATCACCGT GCGCTACAAACAGAGCTTGGACAAAGAGAAACAATTGTACACCAAGATGTTCCCGGGCTTTGAGAGCCACCAAAAGATGTAA
- the fkbp6 gene encoding inactive peptidyl-prolyl cis-trans isomerase FKBP6 isoform X2, translating to MSTNGRRNLWQRFVLGNEPSLSPFERLQQQMEDILGNGGVLKEVICPGDGPPVPQSASVLMHYSAFLEYSERPFETTSHLKHPPLLKLGRDVSLPGMEVALLSMRKGEFSRFLLQPRYAYGDMGCPPLIPAAARVLFEIQILDFYDLGEVDELVQMTEEQNQFPFSKVMEAADTLRTCGNRCFKQSRFEKAKEHYKQASVLLGNRANVSDGERAEIRAALLPLYLNLSLAALRLDAPQKALKYANRALAMDGGDTKALYRCAQAYAELRQYGSAHACLVKARTRRPLDSDVNSLLKTITVRYKQSLDKEKQLYTKMFPGFESHQKM from the exons ATGTCGACGAACGGACGACGGAATCTTTGGCAACGCTTTGTTCTAGGTAACGAGCCAAGCCTG AGTCCATTTGAGCGTCTCCAGCAGCAGATGGAGGACATCCTGGGGAACGGAGGGGTCCTGAAAGAGGTGATCTGCCCCGGAGATGGGCCCCCTGTGCCCCAAAGTGCTTCAGTTTTGA TGCATTACTCGGCCTTCCTGGAATACTCGGAGCGGCCGTTTGAGACGACGTCTCACCTCAAGCATCCCCCCCTCCTGAAGCTGGGCAgag ACGTGTCGCTGCCGGGGATGGAGGTGGCCCTGCTGAGCATGCGCAAAGGCGAGTTCTCCCGCTTCCTGCTGCAGCCGCGCTACGCCTACGGAGATATGGGCTGCCCGCCGCTCATCCCCGCCGCTGCCCGCGTCTTGTTCGAGATCCAGATCCTGGACTTCTATGACTTGGGAGAAGTGGATGAATTGGTCCAAATGACT gaggagcagaaCCAGTTTCCCTTTTCCAAAGTGATGGAAGCGGCCGACACGCTTCGTACCTGCGGCAACAGATGCTTCAAGCAGAGTCGCTTTGAAAAAGCCAAAGAGCACTACAAGCAG GCGTCGGTGTTGCTGGGCAACAGGGCGAACGTGAGCGACGGCGAGCGGGCGGAAATCCGGGCGGCGCTGCTACCGCTTTATCTGAATCTGTCGTTGGCGGCGCTGCGCCTGGACGCCCCGCAGAAAGCTCTCAAGTACGCCAACAGGGCTTTGGCCATGGACGGCGGCGACACCAAGGCGCTGTACCGCTGTGCGCAG GCATATGCGGAGCTACGCCAGTACGGGAGCGCCCACGCCTGCCTCGTCAAGGCCCGGACCAGGAGGCCTTTGGATAGTGACGTCAACAGCCTCCTCAAGACAATCACCGT GCGCTACAAACAGAGCTTGGACAAAGAGAAACAATTGTACACCAAGATGTTCCCGGGCTTTGAGAGCCACCAAAAGATGTAA
- the tmem244 gene encoding transmembrane protein 244 isoform X1 gives MFLDYCCRCCGFTLIKRHGAVSLKTTPSDTWVVLQNLLMCTLCFYSLYYVAVSLCVGLLRVHEINSLLAPFDYTTQPSWQNPKYLVGVISTEVTYVLGGLVFAWIVEEWVWDYAITVTLLHVAMTVAVMSDFPTTEHWWIALGEMLNVFRTPVLTLIKRSTAFLVSSTLTYSAGSGLVMMIFGGQALAYKLFRSNFVHPAELQNF, from the exons ATGTTTTTGGACTACTGCTGTCGATGTTGTGGATTCACGCTCATCAAGCGCCATGGAGCCGTCTCGCTCAAGACCACGCCCAGTGACACCTGG GTGGTCCTGCAGAACTTGCTGATGTGCACGCTCTGCTTCTATTCGCTCTACTACGTGGCGGTCAGCCTCTGCGTCGGACTGCTCAG GGTTCATGAAATCAACAGCCTGTTGGCACCGTTTGACTACACCACCCAACCGTCATGGCAGAACCCAAAATACCTGG TGGGCGTCATCTCCACAGAAGTCACCTATGTTCTGGGAGGGCTGGTGTTTGCTTGGATCGTGGAGGAGTGGGTGTGGGACTACGCCATCACGGTCACACTGCTGCATGTGGCCATGACTGTTGCAG TGATGTCGGACTTCCCCACAACCGAGCACTGGTGGATTGCACTGGGTGAGATGTTGAATGTCTTTCGCACCCCCGTGTTGACACTCATCAAGCGCTCTACGGCTTTTCTCGTTTCATCCACGTTGACTTACTCGGCAGGCTCGGGGCTGGTGATGATGATATTCGGAGGGCAGGCGCTGGCCTATAAACTCTTCAGGAGCAACTTTGTCCACCCGGCCGAGCTGCAGAACTTCTGA
- the tmem244 gene encoding transmembrane protein 244 isoform X3 — MFLDYCCRCCGFTLIKRHGAVSLKTTPSDTWVVLQNLLMCTLCFYSLYYVAVSLCVGLLRVHEINSLLAPFDYTTQPSWQNPKYLVGVISTEVTYVLGGLVFAWIVEEWVWDYAITVTLLHVAMTVAVMSDFPTTEHWWIALGSGLVMMIFGGQALAYKLFRSNFVHPAELQNF; from the exons ATGTTTTTGGACTACTGCTGTCGATGTTGTGGATTCACGCTCATCAAGCGCCATGGAGCCGTCTCGCTCAAGACCACGCCCAGTGACACCTGG GTGGTCCTGCAGAACTTGCTGATGTGCACGCTCTGCTTCTATTCGCTCTACTACGTGGCGGTCAGCCTCTGCGTCGGACTGCTCAG GGTTCATGAAATCAACAGCCTGTTGGCACCGTTTGACTACACCACCCAACCGTCATGGCAGAACCCAAAATACCTGG TGGGCGTCATCTCCACAGAAGTCACCTATGTTCTGGGAGGGCTGGTGTTTGCTTGGATCGTGGAGGAGTGGGTGTGGGACTACGCCATCACGGTCACACTGCTGCATGTGGCCATGACTGTTGCAG TGATGTCGGACTTCCCCACAACCGAGCACTGGTGGATTGCACTGG GCTCGGGGCTGGTGATGATGATATTCGGAGGGCAGGCGCTGGCCTATAAACTCTTCAGGAGCAACTTTGTCCACCCGGCCGAGCTGCAGAACTTCTGA
- the tmem244 gene encoding transmembrane protein 244 isoform X2 produces MFLDYCCRCCGFTLIKRHGAVSLKTTPSDTWVVLQNLLMCTLCFYSLYYVAVSLCVGLLRVHEINSLLAPFDYTTQPSWQNPKYLVGVISTEVTYVLGGLVFAWIVEEWVWDYAITVTLLHVAMTVAGAGGLVRLCNGCHELQEWLSPQQGSLDVGLPHNRALVDCTGLGAGDDDIRRAGAGL; encoded by the exons ATGTTTTTGGACTACTGCTGTCGATGTTGTGGATTCACGCTCATCAAGCGCCATGGAGCCGTCTCGCTCAAGACCACGCCCAGTGACACCTGG GTGGTCCTGCAGAACTTGCTGATGTGCACGCTCTGCTTCTATTCGCTCTACTACGTGGCGGTCAGCCTCTGCGTCGGACTGCTCAG GGTTCATGAAATCAACAGCCTGTTGGCACCGTTTGACTACACCACCCAACCGTCATGGCAGAACCCAAAATACCTGG TGGGCGTCATCTCCACAGAAGTCACCTATGTTCTGGGAGGGCTGGTGTTTGCTTGGATCGTGGAGGAGTGGGTGTGGGACTACGCCATCACGGTCACACTGCTGCATGTGGCCATGACTGTTGCAGGTGCAGGAGGATTAGTCAGGTTATGTAATGGTTGTCATGAGCTCCAAGAATGGCTGTCACCCCAACAAGGATCACT TGATGTCGGACTTCCCCACAACCGAGCACTGGTGGATTGCACTGG GCTCGGGGCTGGTGATGATGATATTCGGAGGGCAGGCGCTGGCCTATAA